From the genome of Salvelinus namaycush isolate Seneca chromosome 10, SaNama_1.0, whole genome shotgun sequence, one region includes:
- the LOC120054744 gene encoding E3 ubiquitin-protein ligase MARCHF2: MTTGECCHLPGSLCDCTGNAALSKSVEESDNCRSQYVTQVTAKDGRLLSTVIKPASTQSDGPICRICHEGANGEGLLSPCDCTGTLGTVHKSCLEKWLSSSNTSYCELCHTEFTIERKPRSLTEWMRDPGPRNEKRTLFCDMLCFLFITPLAAISGWLCLRGAQDHLHFNSRLEAVGLIALTIALFTIYVLWTLVSFRYHCQLYSEWRRTNQKVRLLLPDAKGGHSSQHSLLSTKLLKKTADETIV, translated from the exons ATGACAACGGGGGAGTGTTGCCACCTCCCTGGCTCTCTGTGTGACTGCACTGGCAACGCTGCCCTGTCCAAAAGCGTGGAAGAGTCGGATAACTGCAGATCACAGTATGTCACCCAGGTCACAGCCAAAGATGGACGGCTGCTCTCCACTGTCATCAAACCTGCGAGCACACAGAG CGATGGGCCAATCTGCCGGATCTGCCACGAGGGGGCCAACGGCGAGGGCCTCCTGTCCCCCTGCGACTGCACAGGGACTCTGGGCACGGTGCACAAGAGCTGCCTGGAGAAGTGGCTCTCCTCCTCCAACACCAGTTACTGTGAGCTGTGCCACACAGAGTTCACAATTGAGCGCAAGCCCAGGTCCCTCACAGAG TGGATGCGGGACCCGGGCCCTCGGAACGAGAAGCGCACGTTGTTCTGTGACATGCTGTGCTTCCTGTTCATCACGCCCCTGGCAGCCATCTCTGGCTGGCTGTGTCTGAGGGGAGCTCAAGACCACCTGCACTTCAACAGCAGACTGGAGGCCGTGGGCCTCATCGCCCTCACCATCGCCCTCTTCACCATTTACGTCCTCTGGACTCTG GTATCATTCCGCTACCACTGTCAGCTCTACTCTGAGTGGAGACGAACCAACCAGAAAGTACGCCTGCTCCTTCCAGATGCGAAGGGTGGGCATTCTAGCCAGCATTCCCTGCTCTCCACGAAGCTGCTGAAAAAGACAGCTGACGAGACCATAGTATGA
- the LOC120054746 gene encoding ras-related protein Rab-11B-like translates to MGTRDDEYDYLFKVVLIGDSGVGKSNLLSRFTRNEFNLESKSTIGVEFATRSIQVDGKMIKAQIWDTAGQERYRAITSAYYRGAVGALLVYDIAKHLTYENVERWLKELRDHADNNIVIMLVGNKSDLRHLRAVPTDEARAFAEKNTLSFIETSALDSTNVEEAFKNILTEIHRIVSQKQIADRSAHDESPGNNVVDISVPPTTDGQKNKLPCCQSL, encoded by the exons TGGTGCTTATCGGCGACTCTGGTGTGGGGAAGAGTAACCTGCTGTCCCGTTTCACAAGGAATGAGTTCAACCTGGAGAGCAAAAGCACCATCGGTGTGGAATTCGCCACCCGCAGCATCCAGGTGGATGGCAAGATGATAAAGGCCCAGATCTGGGATACAGCTGGACAGGAGCGCTACAGAGCCATCACCTCAGC GTACTACCGGGGGGCGGTGGGGGCTCTCCTAGTGTACGACATTGCCAAGCATCTAACCTATGAAAACGTGGAGCGCTGGCTGAAGGAGCTGAGGGATCATGCTGATAACAACATCGTCATCATGCTGGTGGGCAACAAGAGTGACCTGCGCCACCTCAGGGCAGTGCCCACAGACGAGGCTCGCGCCTTCGCAG aaAAGAATACGCTATCATTTATTGAGACCTCAGCTTTGGACTCCACTAATGTAGAAGAGGCGTTCAAGAACATCCTCACAG AAATCCACCGAATCGTATCACAGAAGCAGATAGCTGACAGATCAGCACATGACGAGTCTCCAGGCAACAATGTAGTGGACATCAGTGTCCCCCCCACCACCGATGGGCAGAAAAACAAACTACCATGCTGCCAAAGCCTGTGA